In Gouania willdenowi chromosome 24, fGouWil2.1, whole genome shotgun sequence, a single window of DNA contains:
- the LOC114458114 gene encoding disheveled-associated activator of morphogenesis 1-like isoform X1 — MAPRKRSGGGRGGGLSFIFCCFNSNDQPEITYRLREDFALQSVEPALPMPGYDELDGMFSELVDELDLSEKHREAMFALPAEKKWQIYCSKKKEQEENTSATSWPEFYIDQLNLMAARTTLLALEKEDEEERNKTIESLKTALRTQPMRFVTRFIDLDGLTCILNFLKSMDYDTTESQTHTSLIGCIKALMNNSQGRAHVLSHSESINIIAQSLATENIKTKVAVLEIMGAVCLVPGGHKKILESMLHYQRFACERTRFQTLINDLDRSTGRYRDEVNLKTAIMSFINAVLSQGAGESSLEFRIHLRYEFLMLGIQPVIDKLRSHENSTLDRHLDYFEMLRNEDELALSKRFESVHIDTKSATQVFDLIRKKMNHTDAYPHFMSVLHHCLLMPHKRSGNTVQYWLLLDRIVQQMVLQNDKGHDPDVAPLENFNVKNVVRMLVNENEVKQWKEQAEKMRKEHHELQQKFEKKERECDAKTQEKDDMMQTLNKMKEKLEKESNEHKNVKQQVAELTSQLHELSTRQAAVVPGGPPLIPGPPGGPLPPPPVPGGLCPPPPPPPSGGMPPPPPPPPPPGGPPPPLGRPSIGGIPPPPGAPLGPSLKKKNIPQPSNALKSFNWSKLAENKLEGTVWMDVDDAKVFKILDLEDIEKTFSAYQRQQDFLMINNSRQKEEDDSLTSKKVKELSVIDGRRAQNCNILLSRLKLSNEEMKRAILTMDEQEDLPKDMLEQLLKFVPEKSDVDLLEEHKHELDRMAKPDRFLYEMSRINHYQQRLQALYFKKKFAERIAEIKPKVEALTKASKEILHSRSLKQLLEVVLAFGNYMNKGQRGNAYGFKVSSLNKIADTKSSIDKSITLLHYLITILEKKYPKVLMFQEDLKSISEAAKVNMTELEKDIGNLRSGLKSVESELEYQKKRPQELGDKFVSVVSQFITLASFSFSDVEDSLIEARELFLRAVKHFGEDAGKMQPDEFFGIFDQFLQAFAEAQQENENMRKRKEEEERRAKMEAQLKEQRERERKARKAKANGEDDGGEFDDLVSALRSGEVFDKDLSKMKRNRKRINNQSTDSSRERPVTKLNF, encoded by the exons ATGGCTCCCCGGAAGCGTAGTGGCGGTGGCCGCGGTGGTGGCCTCTCCTTCATCTTCTGCTGTTTTAACAGCAACGACCAACCAGAGATCACCTACAGGCTACGGGAGGACTTCGCTCTTCAGTCGGTAGAGCCGGCGCTGCCAATGCCGGGATACGACGAGCTGGACGGCATGTTCTCCGAGTTGGTG GATGAACTCGATCTATCAGAGAAACACAGAGAAGCCATGTTTGCCCTGCCTGCTGAGAAGAAATGGCAAATCTACTGCAGCAAAAAGAAG GAACAAGAGGAAAATACGAGTGCAACAAGTTGGCCAGAATTCTACATTGATCAGCTGAATTTAATGGCGGct AGGACAACACTTCTTGCCCTGGAAAAAGAGGACGAAGAAGAACGGAACAAAACCATCGAGAGCCTGAAAACGGCTCTGAGGACGCAGCCCATGAG GTTTGTCACCCGTTTCATCGACCTGGACGGACTGACGTGTATCCTAAACTTCTTGAAGAGCATGGACTACGACACCACGGAGTCGCAGACCCACACGTCTCTGATCGGCTGCATCAAAGCGCTGATGAACAACTCGCAGGGCCGCGCTCACGTCCTCTCCCACTCGGAGAGCATCAACATCATTGCCCAGAGCCTGGCCAcggaaaacatcaaaaccaagGTGGCGGTGCTGGAGATCATGGGTGCTGTGTGTTTGGTGCCTGGCGGACATAAAAAGATCCTGGAGTCCATGTTGCACTACCAGCGGTTTGCTTGTGAGAGGACACGCTTTCAG ACTCTTATAAATGATCTGGACCGGAGTACAGGGCGATACAGAGATGAGGTCAACCTGAAAACGGCCATCATGTCTTTTATTAACGCGGTGCTGAGTCAGGGAGCAGGAGAG AGTAGCTTGGAATTCCGCATCCACCTCCGATATGAGTTTCTGATGCTGGGAATCCAACCTGTGATCGATAAGCTACGTTCTCATGAAAACTCCACATTAGACAG GCATTTGGATTACTTTGAGATGTTGCGTAATGAAGACGAGCTGGCTCTGTCCAAACGCTTTGAGTCG GTACATATAGACACCAAAAGTGCCACTCAAGTTTTTGACCTAATCCGCAAAAAGATGAACCACACTGATGCATACCCGCACTTTATGTCTGTTCTGCATCACTGTCTGCTCATGCCAC ACAAGAGAAGTGGAAACACGGTACAGTACTGGTTACTGTTGGACCGGATCGTGCAGCAGATGGTCCTGCAGAACGATAAAGGTCACGACCCAGACGTCGCACCACTGGAGAATTTTAACGTGAAGAATGTTGTCCGAAT gCTGGTTAACGAAAACGAGGTGAAGCAGTGGAAGGAGCAGGCGGAGAAAATGAGAAAAG AGCACCATGAGCTGCAGCAGAAGTTTGAGAAGAAGGAGCGCGAATGTGACGCCAAGACCCAGGAGAAAGACGACATGATGCAGACGCtgaacaaaatgaaagagaagcTGGAAAAGGAGAGCAACGAGCACAAAAACGTCAAACAGCAAGTGGCCGAGCTCACGTCACAGCTGCACGAACTCAGCACA AGGCAGGCCGCCGTGGTTCCTGGAGGACCCCCCCTCATCCCCGGCCCCCCTGGTggccctcttcctcctcctcccgtgCCAGGAGGCCTctgtccccctcctcctcctcctccctctggtGGTATGCCTCCTCCTCCACCCCCGCCCCCACCTCCCGGAGGTCCTCCACCTCCGCTGGGACGCCCGTCCATAGGAGGCATCCCTCCTCCACCAGGAGCCCCCCTGGGACCCTccctgaagaagaagaacatccctcagCCGTCCAATGCACTCAAGTCCTTCAACTGGTCCAAGTTAGCCGAG AACAAGCTGGAGGGAACCGTGTGGATGGACGTGGACGACGCcaaggtttttaaaatcctggaCCTGGAGGACATCGAGAAGACGTTCTCAGCCTATCAGAGGCAGCAG GACTTCTTAATGATCAATAACAGCAGACAG AAAGAAGAGGACGACAGTCTGACCTCTAAAAAAGTTAAAGAGCTGTCGGTCATCGATGGCCGCAGAGCTCAGAACTGCAACATCCTCCTCTCACG ACTCAAACTTTCAAATGAGGAGATGAAGAGAGCCATCCTGACCATGGATGAACAGGAGGACCTTCCCAAAGACATGCTGGAGCAG TTGCTGAAGTTTGTCCCGGAGAAGAGTGACGTGGATCTACTGGAGGAGCACAAACACGAGCTGGACCGCATGGCCAAACCTGACCGCTTCCTCTACGAGATGAGCAG AATAAACCATTACCAGCAGAGACTGCAGGCGCTTTACTTCAAAAAGAAGTTCGCTGAGAGGATAGCAGAGATCAAGCCCAAAGTGGAAG CTCTGACGAAGGCGTCCAAGGAGATTTTACACAGCAGAAGCCTCAAACAGCTGCTGGAGGTGGTGCTTGCTTTTGGAAACTACATGAACAAAGGTCAGAGAGGAAACGCTTACGGGTTCAAGGTGTCCTCACTCAACAAGATCGCTGATACCAAATCCAGCATCGACAA GAGCATCACTCTGCTGCACTACCTGATCACCATCCTGGAGAAGAAATATCCCAAAGTGTTGATGTTCCAGGAAGACCTGAAGAGCATCTCAGAGGCAGCTAAAGTCAA TATGACTGAGCTGGAGAAAGATATTGGCAACTTGCGCAGCGGCTTAAAAAGTGTTGAGAGT GAACTGGAATACCAGAAAAAGCGACCACAGGAGCTGGGAGACAAGTTTGTGTCGGTGGTGAGCCAGTTCATCACTCTGGCCAGCTTCAGCTTCTCCGACGTGGAGGACTCGCTCATCGAGGCCAGAGAACTG TTCCTCAGGGCAGTGAAGCACTTCGGTGAGGATGCTGGGAAGATGCAGCCAGACGAGTTCTTCGGCATCTTTGACCAGTTCCTGCAGGCGTTCGCTGAAGCTCAGCAGGAGAACGAGAACATGAGGAAacggaaggaggaggaggagcgcaGGGCCAAGATGGAGGCTCAG CTGAAGGAGCAGCGAGAGCGGGAACGTAAAGCCCGTAAGGCCAAAGCAAACGGAGAGGACGACGGGGGAGAATTCGACGACTTGGTGTCGGCGTTGCGATCGGGAGAAGTTTTCGACAAAGATCTGTCTAAGATGAAACGAAACCGCAAGCGAATCAACAACCAGAGCACGGACTCGAGTCGTGAGAGGCCAGTCACTAAACTTAACTTCTAA
- the LOC114458114 gene encoding disheveled-associated activator of morphogenesis 1-like isoform X2, protein MAPRKRSGGGRGGGLSFIFCCFNSNDQPEITYRLREDFALQSVEPALPMPGYDELDGMFSELVDELDLSEKHREAMFALPAEKKWQIYCSKKKEQEENTSATSWPEFYIDQLNLMAARTTLLALEKEDEEERNKTIESLKTALRTQPMRFVTRFIDLDGLTCILNFLKSMDYDTTESQTHTSLIGCIKALMNNSQGRAHVLSHSESINIIAQSLATENIKTKVAVLEIMGAVCLVPGGHKKILESMLHYQRFACERTRFQTLINDLDRSTGRYRDEVNLKTAIMSFINAVLSQGAGESSLEFRIHLRYEFLMLGIQPVIDKLRSHENSTLDRHLDYFEMLRNEDELALSKRFESVHIDTKSATQVFDLIRKKMNHTDAYPHFMSVLHHCLLMPHKRSGNTVQYWLLLDRIVQQMVLQNDKGHDPDVAPLENFNVKNVVRMLVNENEVKQWKEQAEKMRKEHHELQQKFEKKERECDAKTQEKDDMMQTLNKMKEKLEKESNEHKNVKQQVAELTSQLHELSTRQAAVVPGGPPLIPGPPGGPLPPPPVPGGLCPPPPPPPSGGMPPPPPPPPPPGGPPPPLGRPSIGGIPPPPGAPLGPSLKKKNIPQPSNALKSFNWSKLAENKLEGTVWMDVDDAKVFKILDLEDIEKTFSAYQRQQKEEDDSLTSKKVKELSVIDGRRAQNCNILLSRLKLSNEEMKRAILTMDEQEDLPKDMLEQLLKFVPEKSDVDLLEEHKHELDRMAKPDRFLYEMSRINHYQQRLQALYFKKKFAERIAEIKPKVEALTKASKEILHSRSLKQLLEVVLAFGNYMNKGQRGNAYGFKVSSLNKIADTKSSIDKSITLLHYLITILEKKYPKVLMFQEDLKSISEAAKVNMTELEKDIGNLRSGLKSVESELEYQKKRPQELGDKFVSVVSQFITLASFSFSDVEDSLIEARELFLRAVKHFGEDAGKMQPDEFFGIFDQFLQAFAEAQQENENMRKRKEEEERRAKMEAQLKEQRERERKARKAKANGEDDGGEFDDLVSALRSGEVFDKDLSKMKRNRKRINNQSTDSSRERPVTKLNF, encoded by the exons ATGGCTCCCCGGAAGCGTAGTGGCGGTGGCCGCGGTGGTGGCCTCTCCTTCATCTTCTGCTGTTTTAACAGCAACGACCAACCAGAGATCACCTACAGGCTACGGGAGGACTTCGCTCTTCAGTCGGTAGAGCCGGCGCTGCCAATGCCGGGATACGACGAGCTGGACGGCATGTTCTCCGAGTTGGTG GATGAACTCGATCTATCAGAGAAACACAGAGAAGCCATGTTTGCCCTGCCTGCTGAGAAGAAATGGCAAATCTACTGCAGCAAAAAGAAG GAACAAGAGGAAAATACGAGTGCAACAAGTTGGCCAGAATTCTACATTGATCAGCTGAATTTAATGGCGGct AGGACAACACTTCTTGCCCTGGAAAAAGAGGACGAAGAAGAACGGAACAAAACCATCGAGAGCCTGAAAACGGCTCTGAGGACGCAGCCCATGAG GTTTGTCACCCGTTTCATCGACCTGGACGGACTGACGTGTATCCTAAACTTCTTGAAGAGCATGGACTACGACACCACGGAGTCGCAGACCCACACGTCTCTGATCGGCTGCATCAAAGCGCTGATGAACAACTCGCAGGGCCGCGCTCACGTCCTCTCCCACTCGGAGAGCATCAACATCATTGCCCAGAGCCTGGCCAcggaaaacatcaaaaccaagGTGGCGGTGCTGGAGATCATGGGTGCTGTGTGTTTGGTGCCTGGCGGACATAAAAAGATCCTGGAGTCCATGTTGCACTACCAGCGGTTTGCTTGTGAGAGGACACGCTTTCAG ACTCTTATAAATGATCTGGACCGGAGTACAGGGCGATACAGAGATGAGGTCAACCTGAAAACGGCCATCATGTCTTTTATTAACGCGGTGCTGAGTCAGGGAGCAGGAGAG AGTAGCTTGGAATTCCGCATCCACCTCCGATATGAGTTTCTGATGCTGGGAATCCAACCTGTGATCGATAAGCTACGTTCTCATGAAAACTCCACATTAGACAG GCATTTGGATTACTTTGAGATGTTGCGTAATGAAGACGAGCTGGCTCTGTCCAAACGCTTTGAGTCG GTACATATAGACACCAAAAGTGCCACTCAAGTTTTTGACCTAATCCGCAAAAAGATGAACCACACTGATGCATACCCGCACTTTATGTCTGTTCTGCATCACTGTCTGCTCATGCCAC ACAAGAGAAGTGGAAACACGGTACAGTACTGGTTACTGTTGGACCGGATCGTGCAGCAGATGGTCCTGCAGAACGATAAAGGTCACGACCCAGACGTCGCACCACTGGAGAATTTTAACGTGAAGAATGTTGTCCGAAT gCTGGTTAACGAAAACGAGGTGAAGCAGTGGAAGGAGCAGGCGGAGAAAATGAGAAAAG AGCACCATGAGCTGCAGCAGAAGTTTGAGAAGAAGGAGCGCGAATGTGACGCCAAGACCCAGGAGAAAGACGACATGATGCAGACGCtgaacaaaatgaaagagaagcTGGAAAAGGAGAGCAACGAGCACAAAAACGTCAAACAGCAAGTGGCCGAGCTCACGTCACAGCTGCACGAACTCAGCACA AGGCAGGCCGCCGTGGTTCCTGGAGGACCCCCCCTCATCCCCGGCCCCCCTGGTggccctcttcctcctcctcccgtgCCAGGAGGCCTctgtccccctcctcctcctcctccctctggtGGTATGCCTCCTCCTCCACCCCCGCCCCCACCTCCCGGAGGTCCTCCACCTCCGCTGGGACGCCCGTCCATAGGAGGCATCCCTCCTCCACCAGGAGCCCCCCTGGGACCCTccctgaagaagaagaacatccctcagCCGTCCAATGCACTCAAGTCCTTCAACTGGTCCAAGTTAGCCGAG AACAAGCTGGAGGGAACCGTGTGGATGGACGTGGACGACGCcaaggtttttaaaatcctggaCCTGGAGGACATCGAGAAGACGTTCTCAGCCTATCAGAGGCAGCAG AAAGAAGAGGACGACAGTCTGACCTCTAAAAAAGTTAAAGAGCTGTCGGTCATCGATGGCCGCAGAGCTCAGAACTGCAACATCCTCCTCTCACG ACTCAAACTTTCAAATGAGGAGATGAAGAGAGCCATCCTGACCATGGATGAACAGGAGGACCTTCCCAAAGACATGCTGGAGCAG TTGCTGAAGTTTGTCCCGGAGAAGAGTGACGTGGATCTACTGGAGGAGCACAAACACGAGCTGGACCGCATGGCCAAACCTGACCGCTTCCTCTACGAGATGAGCAG AATAAACCATTACCAGCAGAGACTGCAGGCGCTTTACTTCAAAAAGAAGTTCGCTGAGAGGATAGCAGAGATCAAGCCCAAAGTGGAAG CTCTGACGAAGGCGTCCAAGGAGATTTTACACAGCAGAAGCCTCAAACAGCTGCTGGAGGTGGTGCTTGCTTTTGGAAACTACATGAACAAAGGTCAGAGAGGAAACGCTTACGGGTTCAAGGTGTCCTCACTCAACAAGATCGCTGATACCAAATCCAGCATCGACAA GAGCATCACTCTGCTGCACTACCTGATCACCATCCTGGAGAAGAAATATCCCAAAGTGTTGATGTTCCAGGAAGACCTGAAGAGCATCTCAGAGGCAGCTAAAGTCAA TATGACTGAGCTGGAGAAAGATATTGGCAACTTGCGCAGCGGCTTAAAAAGTGTTGAGAGT GAACTGGAATACCAGAAAAAGCGACCACAGGAGCTGGGAGACAAGTTTGTGTCGGTGGTGAGCCAGTTCATCACTCTGGCCAGCTTCAGCTTCTCCGACGTGGAGGACTCGCTCATCGAGGCCAGAGAACTG TTCCTCAGGGCAGTGAAGCACTTCGGTGAGGATGCTGGGAAGATGCAGCCAGACGAGTTCTTCGGCATCTTTGACCAGTTCCTGCAGGCGTTCGCTGAAGCTCAGCAGGAGAACGAGAACATGAGGAAacggaaggaggaggaggagcgcaGGGCCAAGATGGAGGCTCAG CTGAAGGAGCAGCGAGAGCGGGAACGTAAAGCCCGTAAGGCCAAAGCAAACGGAGAGGACGACGGGGGAGAATTCGACGACTTGGTGTCGGCGTTGCGATCGGGAGAAGTTTTCGACAAAGATCTGTCTAAGATGAAACGAAACCGCAAGCGAATCAACAACCAGAGCACGGACTCGAGTCGTGAGAGGCCAGTCACTAAACTTAACTTCTAA